GAACGGGTATTTGGAAGCTGAAATACATGAGCCGTGCGGCCAGTCCAGAGAAAGGAGAACCAATTTATGCAGAAAAATGTGCCAGCTGCCATGGAGGAAATGGACTGGGGATCAAAAATGCTGAGGGAACTGCGTTTACCTACCCTCCATTGTGGGGTCCGCAAAGTTATAATCAGGGAGCCGGTTTGTTTCGCTTGTCGAGATTGGCGGGTTATATCAAAACCAATATGCCTTTTGGCACTACTTACCAAAAACCTCAGCTTTCTGACGAAGAATGCTGGGATGTGGCAGCCTACATTAATACCCGTCCCAGACCCGCTAAAGACCTAAGTAAAGACTGGCCAGATATTTCAAAAAAGCCTGTTGACCACCCCTTTGGTCCTTATTCTGATCCTTTTCCTGAAATTCAGCATAAATTAGGTCCTTTTAAACCTATTGACGATTTCAAAAAGTCAAAAAAATAATTGTAATTTTCTGAAAAAATATAAAAAATGAAAAATCTGATATTTTTATTTCTTCTGGTTTCCAGTAGCCTTTTTGCTCAAAAAACTGACGATGGGAGTAAGCACAAAGTGGTGTTTCAATTTGTTTCGGGGGATAGTCTTTCTCAAAAATCTCTGATTAATAATTTGAAAAATTTCAGAGAAGGTTGGCCTAAAGCCCAGGTTGAAGTAGTTTTTCATGGCAATGGCATATTTATGGTCACTTCGGAAAAGACCACTTACATGAAAGAACTCATGGATTTCGCCCAAAACAAAGATGTGAAAATGGTGGTTTGCGGAAATACCATGAAACAAAAGAAGATTACCAAAGAACAATTGTTGCCATTTGTAAGTGTGGTTCCAATGGGTATTGGTGAAATCATTATAAAACAAGAGGAAGGCTGGAGCTACATAAAAGCCGGATTGTAATTAATTAATTGATGGAAAAGGTCATACCCAAATATACCATTGAGCAACTCAATCAGTGTGACCACGGTGTTAGAATGAATATTGACATCCGCAGACTGGAGGATCACCTACAGAGGTCTTCAGATGTTCGTTTTCCCCATCGGCATGACTTTTACAATCTAATTTATATAACCCGAGGTTCAGGAACGCATGATGTTGATTTTAAGCGATTTACTGTAGTGCCTCATCAGCTTTTTTTTATGAACGACAGCCATGTGCACGAGTGGAATCTTTCGCCCGATGTTACAGGATTTACCATGTTTTTCAAGAAAGAATTCTATAATGTAGCCGAGCCCATATATTCCTTACCTAATCTTCCATTTTTTCATAATAGCGTAAATGAGGCACAAATGGTGGTCTTTGAGCCCGAAGAAGCCTCTATTGTGGAGCACCTTTTCGAAGACATGCTCATTGAGTTTTCCAATAATCAAAAACACTGTGAGGCTATAGTGAAAACCATGTTGAAGATCATCCTCATCAGGTCCCTGCGTATTTATCAGCCACAGTTTGAAAGAAACGGCTCTTTGCATAATCTCAGTAAACTACATTTATTCGAAAGTTTGATTGAACAAAATTTTATGCGTACAAAATCGGTAAAAGATTACGCAAAAATCATGAATCTTTCTCCCAACTACCTGAATGCAATCAGTTCGGCTTGTATTGGTAAGTCTGCAGGTGAAATGATTCGTGACCGTATAATTTTGGAAACTAAACGATTGCTGGCTCACTCTTCGCTCTCAATTTGTGAAATGTCCTACAAATTAGGTTTCGATGATTGCTCTTATTTTATCCGAATTTTCAAAAAAGCGGTAGGGTTTACTCCCGAACAATTCAGGAAGTCAGTTCTGGAGCGGAACAATTAGAAATTAGGTTTTTATACAATTCCAGATACATATTTAGTTTTTTTCAAAATCACTAATTATAAAGAATTTAAAAAAGATAATTTTATTTTTTTATTAATAAACCCAAAAACAAAAATAGGTAAAAAGTACTATACTATTAGTAAAACATCTTATGAGATTTACCTGTATTTGAAATTATCTTTGTAAATATTTTTATAAAAAATAATATTTAATCAAGAAGTTTGAAATCGCTTTAAATTATGAGTCATCATCAGATAATTATTGTGGGTGGAGGAAATGCAGGAATTTCAGTGGCAGCCCAGTTATTCAGGAAAAACAGTAAACTTGATATAGCTATCATTGATCCTGCCGATAAACATTACTATCAACCTGCATGGACTTTAGTAGGTGGAGGAGCTTTTGATCTACAAAAAACCGTAAGAAATGAGGCTGATGTAATGCCAAAACAAGCAAAATGGATCAAAGAAGCTTGTATGTCTTTTCAGCCTGAAAAGAATGAGGTGACTACCAGTGGCGGTACGTATACTTATGATTATCTGATAGTTGCACCTGGGATTCAACTCAACTGGGGGGCGATAAAAGGATTGCCGGAGACCATCAGCAAAAATGATGTTTGCAGCAACTACAGCTTCCAGACCGTGCCCTATACTTTTGAAGTATTGAAGAATTTCAAAGGAGGGAAAGCCATTTTTCACAATCCTCATACTCCGGTAAAATGTGGAGGAGCTCCCCATAAAATCATGTATCTGGCGGCTGATTATTTTAGAAAAAATGGTTTGCTTGAAAAAGCAGATATTCAGTATTGGAGTGGTGCAGCCAGGCTTTTTGCAGTAGATAAATATGAAAAAACGCTTTTGGAAGTTTGTGAAAAAGCCAATATTAAGCTCAATCTGATGCAAAGAATGGAAGAAATTGATGGTCCAAATAAGCGTGCCAGATTTGTGGGTATGGCTGAAAGCAATATGGGCCAGGAGACCTGGGTTGATTATGACATGATTCATATTTCACCCCCTCAATCAGCTCCAGATTTTGTAAAAAGCAGCCCATTGGCCAACGAACTCGGCTGGGTAGATGTAAACATCAATACTTTACAGCACAATAAATTCAATAATATTTTCTCGTTGGGTGATGCCGCCGGTTTGCCAATTTCGAAAACGGGAGCGGCCATCAGGAAACAAGCTCCGGTGGTGGTAGGTAATCTGCTTTCCTTAATGGAAAATCAGACTATGGACAACTCATACCAGGGTTATACTTCTTGTCCTTTGGTGACTGGTTATGGCAAATTGGTTTTGGCCGAATTTGATTACAACAACACCCCAATGGAGACCTTCCCATTTGACCAAAGTAAAGAGCGATGGAGTATGTATCAGCTCAAAAAACAAGTGTTGCCAAGAATGTATTGGAGTCAGATATTAAAAGGAAAAGCCTAACCTAAACTTTTTTCAGCCCAGTGCCTGTTGTAAATTCAACAGGCATTTTTTTTACCTTATTGTTTGATGAATTGTTTAACCGTTTTAATCAATTTATTTCGAATTTCGTTTAAAATTTTGAAAAAGTCCAAAATTTCCTTATTTTTACCACTATTATTTTGTTTAGAAAATCTATAAAATTCCTATATTTTGAAATCTTAACTATGAAAAAAGCATTATTAATTCTTTTTATTTTTTCAGGTTTAAATTTAAAAAAGACCTCTGCTCAATGTGTTGCTACTGCTTCTAACGGAGATTATACTGTTACTCTTAATTTATTTCCTACGCGTATAGTTCCATCATCTGGTACTTGCCCTTTTGGTTTTACCTATAATGTTGAGGTTGGATATGATATCAGTATAACGGGCAGCAATCCACCTTCTCCAATTACCTCAGGACTTTATACTTCGCAAGGTGTATTGACCTGTAATAATGGGACCGATGGGAATCAGAACGTCTTTATAGATTTAGAGAATGGCAATTCCAGTACTTCGGTGATTTCTACTTCGAGTCCTTATTCAAACTTGACCGATTGTGCAACTGCTACACCTCAAACTTATAATTGTAGTTCATTTGTGTATGAAATTCAGGGGCCAAACCTTTCGGCAAATATTCCTTGTACAATCACCAGTTTTAAACTTCCTGTAAATCTGGTTTCCTTCTCTGGGAAAAATATGGATGGCTATAATCTTTTGAGTTGGATAATCTCAGAGCAAATAAATTTTGATTATTTTCAAGTACAAAGGAGTTTCGACGCTAAATCTTTTGAAACGGTAAGTGAACCTATAAAACCGGCCGGTTCTGATAATTTTTCATGGAAAGAGAAGGCTAATATTAGTAGGGAGAATTCTTATTATAGGTTGTTGTTGAAAGATTTGGATGGATCTCAAAAGTATTCGAAAGTAATTGCGATAAATAATTTTGAAAATATGATTACTTGTGAAGTTTTTCCTAATCCTACGGAAGATGCACTTCATATTAAATGGAATGACAACAAGTTTTCTGCCAAGGATATTAAGATTTTTAATTTAAATGGGATTCAAGTTTTAAATGCAAAAGCAAGCAATAGACTAAATCTGAAAGAGCTAAGTTCAGGAGTTTATTTGGTAGTTTTAACCGATGAATCAGGAAGAAGTACAAGTAAGAAATTTTTGAAGAATTGATTTTTAAAATTGTAGAAATATTTTTTAAAGTATTGAAATTAAATATCTTAAATATTTAGGAGGTTGTATCTGAAATAAAAAATTCTAAACTAAAATCCTAAAAGTTTTTATTTATTATTCTTTAACAAATAACCACTTACTATCAAAATTACACCCACCAAAAACATTATAACATGCAGCGGATTAATCTCTTTGACCATGAGAACCTGGGCAAAAATCCAACCGCAAAGTATAACCCCCTGAAAGATAACCATTGCCAATGCTGTGGGCTTGTTTTTTATTAAAAAATAGGTTGCTACAAGATTGAATATTCCGTTGACTACAAAAAGCACTATTCCTGGAATTAAATATGTTACAAAAGGTGAGAATTTTAGGAAATCGGTAGTCATACCCATTTTTTGACCGCTAGGGTCCATAATGAACAAAAAACCGGCAATGAGAGCGTTTACCGCTGTTAATAATAATAATGCAATTGTAATTTTTCTGGTAATATTTTTCATGGTATTAATGTTTAGCTAACAAAAATAGACCATATAATATTTAAAATATTGGTAGCGAGTCAGATGTAAAAGTGATTTTTGTCTTAATGTTAAAATGAAAAGCAAAGAATAATCGTATTGTAGAAAATTGTAATGAATTATGAAAGCATAATTTTATGGAGAAATATTACATTATTTTATTTTTTAGAAATGATTTCTAATAATTTGTCAGGATTTTGTCTGTTATCCCAAAAAGCAGTTATTACGATATTTTCTCCAGTAATTTTATAAAAAATGCTGTAATTGTTTAAGGCAGAAACTCTTGTTTCGATATGATTAGTCTTCTTTCCTGAAAATGGATTAAATACTATAATTTTAATCCTTTCTTTAATTATTGATATTAATTTCTCTGAATATTTAGTATTCCCATTTCTTTTGACCCAATATTCTAAAATTTCCCTCCTCTGCTTTACTGCAGTGTTTGTCCATACTACAGACTTTTTAGCCATTTCAGATCTAATTTGTCCAAGTCATCTTGTGGAACCACTTTACCTTCAACTATGTCTTTTTCACTCATTTCAAGCATAAGGAGTTGAGAATCAGATAATTTTATAACCTCATTTTTAGGAGCACTTTTTTCGACCAATTCGTAAAGTCTGGTCAAATATTCTTTATTCGAAATTGCCAGAAGCTTATCAATAATATCATTTCTTAAATGATCTACCTTGGTCATATTTATTTAATATTTAAGCAAATATGTGTTAAAAAAATAATTTTTCAAAATAATTCTCATTTCCTCACAACCTCCTCATCAGCACTTCAATCTGGTGTTTTTTCCATTCTGCAAAGTCTCCTTCCAGAATATGTTTTCGGGCTTCTTCCACCAACCAAAGATAAAAACGCAGGTTATGAATACTGGCGATCTGGGCACCAAGTAGTTCCTGGCATTTGAGCAGATGTTTCAAATATGCTTTGGAATAGAAGGTGCTCGCATATCCACCTAAGTTTTCATCTATTGGGCTGAAATCGTCTTCCCACTTTTTGTTTCTGATGTTAATGATACCCTGTGTCGTAAACAGCCAACCGTTGCGGGCGTTGCGGGTAGGCATCACACAGTCAAACATATCGGTGCCTAGTGCTATTCCCTCAAGGATGTTTTCAGGCGTACCCACACCCATCAAATACCGAGGTTTTTCTTCAGGCAAAATGTCGTTGACGATTTCCAGCATTTCATACATATCCGGGGCCGGTTCACCCACAGAAAGGCCTCCAATGGCATTTCCGTCCTGATTTTGATCTGCTATAAACTTGGCCGATTCTTTTCTTAAATCTTTGAAAACACTTCCTTGAACAATCGGGAATAATGATTGCTGATGACCGTATTTTGGTTCAGTTACTTCCAGGCGATTGATACATCTTGTGAGCCATCGATGGGTCAGGTGCATCGATTTTTTGGCATAAGAATAGTCACAAGGGTAGGGTGGGCACTCATCAAAGGCCATGATTATATCGGCTCCGATTATCCGCTGGATGTCCATCACATATTCTGGAGTAAATAAGTGTTTTGAACCATCAATATGCGAATTAAAC
The sequence above is a segment of the Cytophagaceae bacterium genome. Coding sequences within it:
- a CDS encoding DsrE family protein; translation: MKNLIFLFLLVSSSLFAQKTDDGSKHKVVFQFVSGDSLSQKSLINNLKNFREGWPKAQVEVVFHGNGIFMVTSEKTTYMKELMDFAQNKDVKMVVCGNTMKQKKITKEQLLPFVSVVPMGIGEIIIKQEEGWSYIKAGL
- a CDS encoding helix-turn-helix domain-containing protein, translating into MEKVIPKYTIEQLNQCDHGVRMNIDIRRLEDHLQRSSDVRFPHRHDFYNLIYITRGSGTHDVDFKRFTVVPHQLFFMNDSHVHEWNLSPDVTGFTMFFKKEFYNVAEPIYSLPNLPFFHNSVNEAQMVVFEPEEASIVEHLFEDMLIEFSNNQKHCEAIVKTMLKIILIRSLRIYQPQFERNGSLHNLSKLHLFESLIEQNFMRTKSVKDYAKIMNLSPNYLNAISSACIGKSAGEMIRDRIILETKRLLAHSSLSICEMSYKLGFDDCSYFIRIFKKAVGFTPEQFRKSVLERNN
- a CDS encoding NAD(P)/FAD-dependent oxidoreductase — protein: MMSHHQIIIVGGGNAGISVAAQLFRKNSKLDIAIIDPADKHYYQPAWTLVGGGAFDLQKTVRNEADVMPKQAKWIKEACMSFQPEKNEVTTSGGTYTYDYLIVAPGIQLNWGAIKGLPETISKNDVCSNYSFQTVPYTFEVLKNFKGGKAIFHNPHTPVKCGGAPHKIMYLAADYFRKNGLLEKADIQYWSGAARLFAVDKYEKTLLEVCEKANIKLNLMQRMEEIDGPNKRARFVGMAESNMGQETWVDYDMIHISPPQSAPDFVKSSPLANELGWVDVNINTLQHNKFNNIFSLGDAAGLPISKTGAAIRKQAPVVVGNLLSLMENQTMDNSYQGYTSCPLVTGYGKLVLAEFDYNNTPMETFPFDQSKERWSMYQLKKQVLPRMYWSQILKGKA
- a CDS encoding T9SS type A sorting domain-containing protein, encoding MKKALLILFIFSGLNLKKTSAQCVATASNGDYTVTLNLFPTRIVPSSGTCPFGFTYNVEVGYDISITGSNPPSPITSGLYTSQGVLTCNNGTDGNQNVFIDLENGNSSTSVISTSSPYSNLTDCATATPQTYNCSSFVYEIQGPNLSANIPCTITSFKLPVNLVSFSGKNMDGYNLLSWIISEQINFDYFQVQRSFDAKSFETVSEPIKPAGSDNFSWKEKANISRENSYYRLLLKDLDGSQKYSKVIAINNFENMITCEVFPNPTEDALHIKWNDNKFSAKDIKIFNLNGIQVLNAKASNRLNLKELSSGVYLVVLTDESGRSTSKKFLKN
- a CDS encoding type II toxin-antitoxin system RelE/ParE family toxin; the encoded protein is MAKKSVVWTNTAVKQRREILEYWVKRNGNTKYSEKLISIIKERIKIIVFNPFSGKKTNHIETRVSALNNYSIFYKITGENIVITAFWDNRQNPDKLLEIISKK
- the tgt gene encoding tRNA guanosine(34) transglycosylase Tgt, translated to MKFEINKKDDKTKARAGKITTDHGEILTPIFMPVGTAGTVKGVHTRELLDDVEAQIILGNTYHLYLRPGLDIMEKAGGLHKFNGWPKPILTDSGGYQVFSLKEIRKITEEGVQFNSHIDGSKHLFTPEYVMDIQRIIGADIIMAFDECPPYPCDYSYAKKSMHLTHRWLTRCINRLEVTEPKYGHQQSLFPIVQGSVFKDLRKESAKFIADQNQDGNAIGGLSVGEPAPDMYEMLEIVNDILPEEKPRYLMGVGTPENILEGIALGTDMFDCVMPTRNARNGWLFTTQGIINIRNKKWEDDFSPIDENLGGYASTFYSKAYLKHLLKCQELLGAQIASIHNLRFYLWLVEEARKHILEGDFAEWKKHQIEVLMRRL